The following is a genomic window from Oligoflexia bacterium.
TCAGTATTAGATTTGGTCAAAAGTAAGTTTGCGGGGAATCGACCTTTTGGGTGTTGATGATAAACTGAATTTCGGCTGCGCTCGGACGTGTCCCAGATATAGCCACCGTCTCTAAAGTCTAGATTTTGAGTAGACGGAATTTTTCCTATTACTGGAATTCTTGAATCATCAATATTAATTCCACCAGTGCCATATTTTTTAACATTGGCCGCGATGTTGTGCCCAGAAATTGGCTTTTGAATTAAAATCCAGTGTTCGCTTGCTGGCTTAAGAGCCGTCCCCCAGCCTTTCCATTTCATAGACTCCTCATTTGTTGATTCCGTCATCAACCGATGAGTGCTAGTGAAAGTTCTGCCGCCAATACCACCGCTATCTTTTTGATATTGACCTACAACTTCTCGTGCTTTCCAGTTTTCACCAAGTTCGTGAGAAGGCTTGATAAGTTCTTTGATCCAGTCAGGTGGAGAACCCAGAAGTGTTTCAAGTTTTTCCCACCTCTCTTTTGTCGGAATATGGGGTTGGTCATTCGGAGGCTGGGCGGTCCAGTGGCAAGCGCCGCCACGAACTTCTGCCACCTCATCAAGTCGCTTGTTTGTAAGACCTAGTTCATTTCTTCGCTCCTTTATCCAGCCCGTAACTTTAAACAGCAGATCCGTATTCGTGTATTTCGCACGATCCATCGCTTTATCAATCGCTGTGCTTTTTGGAAATCCGCTGTGAACTTGCATATTCTATTAAGTAAAAAAGCCATGGTTGTGTCGAATTAAACTGGGTATTGACGAAAACTGTCGAATTAATTCAAGCAAAATGTTTAAGCATAAAGTTAAAAAAAGAGCTGGTGTATCAAGCACCAGCTCTAGAAAGAACATATGATTTTAAACTACAAAATCACAGTCGAAGAATTATCAAAAGCTGGAAAGAATCACAAGTGGGAAAGACATTTTTGTGACAAGTGCAGTTGTTTCATGTGGGGTCATGGATTTGTTGCCCGGTATTTTCAGTCAATAGAGGGCTGTGTCTATTTAAAAAGATATCGCTGCCCGAAGTGCACATCTGTGGCAACAACTAGACCAGATGGGCATTGGCCTATAATTCGAAGTTCAATTCGATCTATTTTTAATGCTTTGTTAACAAGAATATCCACTGGTGCATGGCTGATGTCCTTTTCCCGACAGCGCGGTGGTCATTGGCTAAAGAGATTTGTTGATCACGCAAAAATGTCTGGCGAAACAAATTTAGAAATATTTTTAATTTTTTGTTTTCAAAAAAATCTTAGATTTTTTCCTTAAAATGATTTGATTGTTTTTTGTTCGAGAACAACCCCACCTGGTTCTGTCGTTTATTTTCTAAAGCACGTTTGTTAGAAGTTTTTCAACTAACAAGGGGGTGAAAACTTGAGCGACGGCGATAAAAAACTAGCAATTGCAACTTTTAGATTTGGTTTAATCTCAGAATTTGTGACTGGGGTCAGACTCATATATGGTGAAAAGGAAAAGCTGATTAAAGAAAAGATATCCAGACGCTATGACATTCCGTTTTCCACTGGGAAAACGATTTCTAGATCAAGTTTAGAGAAATGGATTGTTGAATATAAGAAAGCTGGTTTTCGAATCGAAGGGTTGTATCCAAAATATCGAAGTGATCGAGGTGAAAGTCGTGCACTTTCAAGTTCTCTACGGCTAGCCATCAAAGAGCTAAAAAAAGAACAACCAGATTTAAAGGCCCCGGCTTTAATTATGTGTTTAAAACATAAAAAATTAATTGCTGAAAACGAAATCCTAAATCCTTCGACTTTGTACAGATATTTGAAATCTGAAGAGCTCACCAAAATTAACGAAGCTGCTGTAGACAAGCGGCACTTCGAAGCTTTGCATCCTAATGAAATTTGGCAATCCGATGTTATGCACGGACCTTATGTGAAAATTGATGGGAAGGCGAAGAAAAGTTATTTAATCGCCATCATTGATGACCATTCCAGATTGATCATTCATGCACAGTTTTATTTGAGTGAAACCAGAGAAAATTTTCTAGATTGCCTTCGTCAAGGAATCTTACTTATTGCCGCTGACGGCATAGGTGGGATATGGGCTTATTCCCACTTGACTTTTTACCCACTTTGACCGATATTAATAGTAGAGGTAATTATGTCTAAATCAGCTTCTAAAAAACTTTATTTGCGACCCGACTCTAAGGGCCGTGTTACACTTGGCTCTTTAGCAAAAGGTATCAGTAGCTTTACCGTCCACCAAGACTCAGACGGCTCACTTGTTCTTGAGCCACAGGTTGAAATTCCAGCAAAAGAGAAATGGCTTTTTGAAAATAAAACAGCTCTTTCAAGTGTTCGACGTGGTCTCAAGGAATCTGCAGAAGGTAAAGTGAAATCCCTCGGCTCTTTTTCAAAATACGCTAAAAAAGATGAAGACTAATAAGCGATGAGCTTTTCCCTTCTCTTTACAAAAACTGCAGAACTTGATCTCAAGGCTCTTGAAGAAAACTCAGGACTTTCAAAAAGATTAAAAGCCGTAAGAAAGGCCCTTGGTTATTTAGAACAAAATCCCAGACATCAAAGTTTGAACACCCACAAATACTCAGCCATCACAGGTCCAAAAGGTGAAGACGTTTTTGAAGCATATGCTGAAAACAACACACCTATCGCTTATCGAATTTTTTGGCACTATGGCCCCTTAAAAGGACAAATCACAATCATTGCAATAACGCCTCATCCCTAGTTTTTATTTAAGTAGACAAGGTTTATTTACTAATCTTTAGAACCTACATAAACGTATTTTATTGACAATGTGGATTCAGAGATTGTAATTCGTTGGCACATGAATACAGAATTGGTTTCTATAAAAGATGCTTCAGCTTTAACACAAAAACCAGAGAGAACTTTGCTTGAGCATCTTGCTCGCGGAGTGCTCACGGGCAAAAAACTGGGTCGTAACTGGGTCATAGATTTAGCAACACTTAAAAATTCTGGGTTGGCCAAGATATTACCCCCCCAACACATTGCGACATAAATCCCGAGTCTCATTCTTCTCACGAAGTAAATGAACAAGAGAGAAATCAAAAATCTCAGAATAAAAAACCAAGAATCACACCAAAAAGTCTTGGTCTCTTTCAAGAATTGCTAAATTTAAAGAGTACAATTCCTACTCAACATAAAATTATCTTTGATGAAGCCGTTAAAAATTTGGTCGTTGGTTATTCAGAATTGTCATCAATAACGAGGATTGATGAATTCTTCATAGGCATTCCTGACGACTTTTGAACATGATCATTCATGCAATTTGGCAATTACCTGATTTTTTAAGCCAAAGAATTTTCAACGGATTTTTTGCGATATTTGATTCGCACCATTTTCGTGAACCCAACTTATGAGCTATTTCTTTGGGTGAAAGAACATAATCCACATGGTCGATTTCGATTGCGGAGATCGGCATTGAATCGGAAGCCGCAGTTGTAGGTGTTTGAGCTATAGTCACGCCACCTTTTTCTTTTAAAACTTTAAGCCCTTCCGCACCATCAGAACCTTCTCCGGAGAGAATAATTCCAATAGACCCGTGAGCTTGGTCTTCTGCTAGTGAAAAAAGAAAATGGTCAATAGCAGTATTTCTTCCTTTGTTGGGACGAGGAATAAGAAGAAGTGAATCTCCTTGGATCTCCATAAATTTATCTGGCGGAAGAATATAGATCTGATTACCGAGAATTTGCTCTCTATGTGTGACTTGAACAACTGGCATTGTTGTCGAACGAGAGAGAATCTCCGGTAGTAGGCTCGTTGACCCGCGCAGAATATGAGAGAGAAGCACAAACGCCATACCTGTATCAGTCGGTAAGTTTTCAACAAGCTGTTCAAAGGCGGCTAAGCCACCCGCCGACGCACCGATCGCAACAACACATGGATAGTTTAATTCTCTCACGTTTCCTTATACTCTCCTCGTGTTGCCCCAGCAAAGACAATCCTTAACATTCTATTTGAGCGCTGAGGGTGACGACCCAATAACCACCGCAGGGGTTTTGTTTAATGAGGCGATTTGACTCGCCTAGCTGGACGATGTTTTAGATTCGCCATCAGACGCACTATGCTCTCCATAACGCCGATCAAGCGAGGCTCGTTTCTTGCTCTCACTATTAATTTTTTCCCACGAAAGAAGGATCAACACATGCCTAAACCTCTAAAGAAAAAAACTCCCCCCAAATCTAATCAATTAGAAAAATGTCCAACAGGCATCATTGGATGAAGTTACAGAAGGCGGGTTTCCGAAAAATAGAACCACACTCATTTCTGGTGGTGCTGGTTCTGGGAAAACTCTTTTGGGGATTGATTTTTTAATCAAGGGTGCGGCTGATTTTAATGAACCAGGTATTTTCATGTCTTTTGAAAAGACAAAGGACGATCTCTATAAAGATGTGGCTTCATTAAATCTGGATTTATCTAGGCTTGTTTCACAAAAAAAAATTCTGATTGAACACGTAATACTTGATCGCAAAGACATCAGAGAGGCTGACTTTAATTTAGAGGGAATACTCGTTCGCTTAGAACATGCCATTGATTCCATTGGAGCTAAACGAGTTGTTTTAGATTCTATTGAATCGCCCTTCGCAGGCATTACAGACGCAGGTATTCTTCGAATTGAAATCAAAAGACTTTTTAAGTGGCTTAAAGATAAAAATGTTACGGCAATCGTGACCGGCGAACCAAGAGACGGTTCGTACACTCGCCACGGCCTTGAGGAGTTCGTTTCTGATTGTATCATTTTACTAGACAACAGAGTTAAAGAACAAATAGCTATCCGAAGACTTCGTGTTATTAAATATCGTGGTTCAAATCATGGAACAAACGAATATCCATTCGTCATTGATAAGTCAGGACTTTCTGTTATTCCGATCACGTCAGCAGGGCTTGATCAGCCAGGTACATCCAAGAAAGTTCCAACAGGAATTTCGTCGCTCGACAAAATGTTCAAGGGTAAACCAGGATTCACATTAGGCAGTACGATACTGGTTTCAGGCACTGCGGGCACAGGTAAAACAAGTCTTGCGGCAGCCTTCGCTTTAGAAACCTGCGAACGTGGCGAGAGGTGTCTTTTCTTATCTTATGAGGAATCTTCCGGGCAACTTATTCAAAATATGAGTTCAATTGGTATTGATTTGGCGCCTTGGGTAAAAAAAGGACTTTTAAAAATTGTCTCCGTAAGACCTTCCTTTTTTGGACTAGAAATGCATTTACTCGATTTATACAAAATCGTTGATAGTTTTAAACCAAAGTCTGTCGTTGTGGACCCTCTGACAAGTCTTATTGGAGAGGGCGACGAGCGCGAAATCAGGTCCATGATTACTCGCATGATTGATCTTCTAAAATCTAGATCAATCACCACTTTTTTCACAAGCCTCGTTTCCTCATCAGCACAAAATGATACGAGCGGTGAAATCGGAGTCTCATCTCTAATTGACACATGGATTGTTGTGCGAGAATTAGAAGAAGATGCAGGAAAAAAACGTATTCTCGGACTTTTCATTGTGAAGTCGCGTGGTACCGGTCACGAGAGTGATGTTCATAAATTAATTTTGAGCGATGATGGAATTAGCTTGGTACCAATGGATCCTGTGGCAGGCGCCCATATGAGCAGGGGTAATGAAAAGATTGTTACATCAGGTAGCGTCGGGATATGACTTAACTCATGAAAACACTTCGGCCAAATTTCATAGTCGGTATTGGTGGCTCAGCTGGAGGGGTTGAAGCATATCAAGCGCTTTTAGATGCAATGCCGCCTAATACAGATATGGCATTTGTAGTGATCGCTCATCTCATGCCCAGCGCAAGTAGTCAGTTGGCGCAAATTCTTTCACGACACACGAAAATGCCTGTCAAGGTAGCTTTGGAGTGTATGTCGATCCGGAAAAATCATGTCTACGTAATTCCACCCGACGCCGATCTCTTCATGGAAAACTATAAGTTCAAGGTCGTCTCCCCACGTATGGTGAGAAACAATCAGATAGATCTATTTTTGACTTCTCTTGCAGAGGCGATGGGTGCAAATTTGATCGGCATTATCTTATCTGGGTATGATGGCGATGGCAGCGAGGGATGCAAAAAAATCAAAGAAAAAAAAAGGAATAACCTTTTCTCAAGACATAACTGCCGAAGTAAACGTCATGCCTCTCAGTGCTCAAGCCACAGGTTGCGTTGACTTCGTCTTACCACCTGATGCCATAGCAAAAGAGCTTCTAAAAATCTCAAAAACCGCAAATTAAAATTAATGTGTGGACGGCCAAGATGAGACCCTTATGTGTCTTTTCGAGCGAGCTTGGCGATTGTTTTTACTAGATGTTCGCCATCGACAGGCTTAGCAAGATGGGCCTGAAAGCCAGCA
Proteins encoded in this region:
- a CDS encoding chemotaxis protein CheB; the protein is MKTLRPNFIVGIGGSAGGVEAYQALLDAMPPNTDMAFVVIAHLMPSASSQLAQILSRHTKMPVKVALECMSIRKNHVYVIPPDADLFMENYKFKVVSPRMVRNNQIDLFLTSLAEAMGANLIGIILSGYDGDGSEGCKKIKEKKRNNLFSRHNCRSKRHASQCSSHRLR
- a CDS encoding site-specific DNA-methyltransferase; the encoded protein is MQVHSGFPKSTAIDKAMDRAKYTNTDLLFKVTGWIKERRNELGLTNKRLDEVAEVRGGACHWTAQPPNDQPHIPTKERWEKLETLLGSPPDWIKELIKPSHELGENWKAREVVGQYQKDSGGIGGRTFTSTHRLMTESTNEESMKWKGWGTALKPASEHWILIQKPISGHNIAANVKKYGTGGINIDDSRIPVIGKIPSTQNLDFRDGGYIWDTSERSRNSVYHQHPKGRFPANLLLTKSNTEDCPAKLMNNQTQTEADVSQYFKNFKPEMPFLYCKKPGRDEKGQTNTHPTVKPLSLMRYLCKMITPPSGTVLDPFMGSGSTGVAALFEEFKFLGIERDENYIAIAEKRLKGVKLND
- a CDS encoding chemotaxis protein CheB; translated protein: MRELNYPCVVAIGASAGGLAAFEQLVENLPTDTGMAFVLLSHILRGSTSLLPEILSRSTTMPVVQVTHREQILGNQIYILPPDKFMEIQGDSLLLIPRPNKGRNTAIDHFLFSLAEDQAHGSIGIILSGEGSDGAEGLKVLKEKGGVTIAQTPTTAASDSMPISAIEIDHVDYVLSPKEIAHKLGSRKWCESNIAKNPLKILWLKKSGNCQIA
- a CDS encoding DDE-type integrase/transposase/recombinase, with amino-acid sequence MSDGDKKLAIATFRFGLISEFVTGVRLIYGEKEKLIKEKISRRYDIPFSTGKTISRSSLEKWIVEYKKAGFRIEGLYPKYRSDRGESRALSSSLRLAIKELKKEQPDLKAPALIMCLKHKKLIAENEILNPSTLYRYLKSEELTKINEAAVDKRHFEALHPNEIWQSDVMHGPYVKIDGKAKKSYLIAIIDDHSRLIIHAQFYLSETRENFLDCLRQGILLIAADGIGGIWAYSHLTFYPL
- the kaiC gene encoding circadian clock protein KaiC; amino-acid sequence: MDEVTEGGFPKNRTTLISGGAGSGKTLLGIDFLIKGAADFNEPGIFMSFEKTKDDLYKDVASLNLDLSRLVSQKKILIEHVILDRKDIREADFNLEGILVRLEHAIDSIGAKRVVLDSIESPFAGITDAGILRIEIKRLFKWLKDKNVTAIVTGEPRDGSYTRHGLEEFVSDCIILLDNRVKEQIAIRRLRVIKYRGSNHGTNEYPFVIDKSGLSVIPITSAGLDQPGTSKKVPTGISSLDKMFKGKPGFTLGSTILVSGTAGTGKTSLAAAFALETCERGERCLFLSYEESSGQLIQNMSSIGIDLAPWVKKGLLKIVSVRPSFFGLEMHLLDLYKIVDSFKPKSVVVDPLTSLIGEGDEREIRSMITRMIDLLKSRSITTFFTSLVSSSAQNDTSGEIGVSSLIDTWIVVRELEEDAGKKRILGLFIVKSRGTGHESDVHKLILSDDGISLVPMDPVAGAHMSRGNEKIVTSGSVGI